In a single window of the Pseudomonas entomophila genome:
- a CDS encoding 3-oxoacyl-ACP reductase family protein, whose amino-acid sequence MTSTRTLQGKVAFVQGGSRGIGAAIVKRLAREGAAVAFTYASSAERASALASEVIAASGKAFAIKADSTDAAAVQQAVRAAVEQFGGLDILVNNAGVLAWGSTEELTLEQLDHTLAVNVRSVFVASQEAAKHMVNGGRIINIGSTNAERIPIAGGAVYAMSKSALVGLAKGMARDLGPRHITVNNVQPGPVDTEMNPADGDGAEYLKSLMALDRYGKAEEIAGFVAYLAGPEAGYITGASLTIDGGFSA is encoded by the coding sequence ATGACCTCTACCCGAACCCTGCAAGGGAAAGTGGCTTTCGTACAAGGCGGCTCTCGCGGTATCGGTGCGGCCATCGTAAAACGCCTGGCCCGCGAAGGCGCAGCAGTGGCTTTCACCTATGCATCGTCAGCCGAGCGAGCCAGTGCTTTGGCCAGTGAAGTGATTGCAGCTAGTGGTAAGGCTTTTGCTATCAAGGCCGACAGCACTGATGCTGCAGCCGTGCAGCAAGCTGTTCGCGCGGCAGTTGAGCAGTTCGGCGGCCTGGATATTTTAGTCAACAACGCCGGTGTACTGGCTTGGGGTAGCACCGAAGAGCTCACCCTGGAGCAGCTTGACCATACCCTAGCGGTGAATGTGCGCAGCGTTTTCGTCGCCAGCCAGGAAGCTGCCAAGCACATGGTCAACGGCGGGCGCATAATCAACATCGGCAGCACCAACGCTGAGCGTATCCCGATAGCCGGCGGTGCAGTGTACGCTATGAGCAAATCGGCGCTGGTTGGCTTGGCCAAAGGCATGGCTCGCGATCTAGGTCCGCGCCACATCACTGTAAATAATGTGCAACCCGGTCCGGTGGACACAGAGATGAACCCGGCCGATGGAGATGGCGCCGAGTACCTGAAAAGTCTGATGGCATTGGATCGCTACGGCAAGGCTGAGGAAATTGCCGGCTTTGTTGCTTACCTGGCCGGTCCGGAAGCCGGCTACATCACCGGCGCCAGCTTGACGATTGATGGTGGTTTCTCCGCTTAA
- a CDS encoding Bcr/CflA family multidrug efflux MFS transporter has product MARLSTPDLTTHEARHPKELRILIILSALMSFASISTDLYLPALPTLAAELHAQAGRVELTISSFLIGFSLGQLLWGPIGDRHGRRLPIAAGLVLFILGSVGCALSETVWQMMGWRVVQALGACAGPVLARSMVRDLYVREHSARMLSTLILIMAVAPLLGPLLGGQMLKLWSWHAIFWSLAVIGVLTMLALLALPETLPAARRSKEPLSGMLRAYSEVLCSRRLLGYALSGGFFYGGAYAFIAGTPFAYIDYYHVPTQAYGLLFGVNILGIMAANYLNTRLVMRLGSDALFRIGAGIAAVTGVLLALDTRFGWGGLGGLALPVFFYMSMNGLIVANSVAAALTEFPHRAGAASAMLGAMHYGSGILSAALVGWLADGTPWTMGWIIGLCGLGCLLTALLSTSSVAEPVVAQTN; this is encoded by the coding sequence ATGGCCCGACTCTCCACCCCTGACCTCACCACCCACGAGGCCAGGCATCCCAAGGAACTGCGCATCCTGATCATCCTCAGTGCGCTGATGTCCTTTGCCTCGATTTCCACTGACCTGTACTTGCCCGCCCTGCCGACCCTGGCGGCGGAACTGCACGCCCAGGCCGGGCGTGTGGAGTTGACCATCTCCAGCTTCCTGATCGGCTTCAGCCTGGGGCAGTTGCTCTGGGGGCCGATCGGCGACCGCCACGGCCGGCGCCTGCCAATCGCTGCCGGCCTAGTGCTGTTCATCCTCGGCTCGGTGGGCTGCGCGCTGTCGGAGACGGTCTGGCAGATGATGGGCTGGCGCGTGGTCCAGGCCCTCGGTGCCTGCGCCGGCCCGGTACTGGCGCGGTCCATGGTGCGTGATCTGTATGTCCGCGAGCATTCGGCACGCATGCTGTCGACGCTGATCCTGATCATGGCGGTGGCACCGCTGCTGGGCCCGCTGCTCGGCGGGCAGATGCTCAAGCTCTGGTCCTGGCATGCCATCTTCTGGTCGCTGGCTGTGATTGGCGTGCTGACCATGCTCGCCCTGCTGGCCTTGCCGGAAACCCTGCCCGCTGCCCGCCGCAGCAAGGAGCCGCTCAGTGGCATGCTGCGTGCCTATAGCGAAGTGCTGTGCTCACGGCGTCTACTCGGCTACGCGCTGTCCGGCGGCTTCTTCTATGGCGGCGCCTACGCCTTCATCGCCGGCACCCCGTTCGCCTACATCGACTACTACCATGTGCCGACCCAGGCCTATGGCTTGCTGTTCGGCGTCAACATCCTCGGCATCATGGCCGCCAACTACCTGAACACCCGCCTGGTCATGCGTCTGGGCAGCGACGCCCTGTTCCGCATCGGCGCCGGTATCGCTGCCGTCACTGGTGTGTTGCTGGCCTTGGATACCCGCTTTGGCTGGGGAGGGTTGGGCGGGCTGGCGCTGCCGGTGTTCTTCTATATGTCGATGAACGGGTTGATCGTGGCCAACTCGGTGGCTGCCGCGCTGACCGAGTTCCCCCATCGTGCTGGCGCCGCGTCTGCCATGCTCGGCGCCATGCACTACGGCAGCGGCATTCTCAGCGCCGCGCTGGTCGGCTGGCTGGCCGACGGCACCCCCTGGACCATGGGCTGGATCATCGGCCTGTGTGGCTTGGGGTGCCTGCTGACGGCGTTGCTTTCTACCAGCTCCGTCGCAGAGCCTGTAGTCGCGCAGACTAACTAG
- a CDS encoding efflux RND transporter permease subunit: MMRVVLIALRRPYTFVVMALLLLIGGVLSMTRTPTDIFPEIRIPVIAIAWQFTGLPPDDMAGRISTVFQRTLTSTVNDIEHIEANTYPGISIVKIFFQPEVNIAVANAQVTAVSQVALRQMPAGIQPPLILNYNAATVPIVQLALAGKGLSEQNLFDLAMNTVRTQLITVPGAVIPYPYGGKQRQVQIDVRPEALQARGLSAQDISAALAAHNVLTPIGTQKIDELEYTLKLNSAPSLIDDIARLPVKVVDGATIYLGDVADVRDGSAPQSNIVHVDGGRSVLMSVLKNGSASTLAIVDGIRQKLDDMRDALPEALNVVPINDQSVFVRAAVKGVVLEGAIAAVLTSVMILLFLGSWRSTVIIAVSIPLSIMGSIIALAAIGETLNLMTLGGLALAIGILVDDATVTIENVNWHLEQGKDVESAIIDGAQQIVAPAFVSLLCICIAFVPMFFLEGVSRFLFVPMAEAVIFAMVCSFILSRTLVPTLANYLLKPHNEAGHDSESRNLLVRFQRRFEQRFERLRAGYRGVLERALARRKAFLVGFMAMVLLSFGLVPFLGSNFFPSVDSGQVLMHVRVPVGTRVEETANRFARIEEAIRQVIPAEEIETLVDNIGLPPSPTNTTYNNTGVMGSQDGDFQVALRDGHAPTAEYVRRLRAVLPEQFPDTTFSFPPADIVSQILNFGAPAPIDIQVRGANIEGNFAYARQLLKRIRAIPGVVDARIQQSDKAPVFDVALDRTQAQQLGLTTRDVTNSLVVNLAGSSQVAPTYWLNPSNGVSYPIVIQAPQYQLDSLSALANLPVGNGDNAAETTLGGVASFQRNLGNALVSQYNIQPMVQIHAATQDRDLAAVAADIRQVLAETAGEVPRGSAVHLMGQVDTMEKAFSGLLFGLLGAIVLIYLLIVVNFQSWLDPAVIVSALSAALAGIVWMLFATDTTLSVPALTGAIMCMGVATANSVLVISFARERLAELGDATAAALEAGFVRFRPVLMTALAMIIGMLPMALGVGEGGEQNAPLGRAVIGGLLFATFATLVFVPVLFSLVHGSTSSRGAAAAQPTLGVS, translated from the coding sequence TTGATGCGCGTCGTCCTCATCGCCCTGCGTCGCCCCTACACCTTCGTCGTCATGGCGTTGCTGCTGCTAATTGGCGGCGTGCTGTCCATGACCCGTACCCCGACGGATATCTTTCCCGAGATCCGTATCCCGGTGATCGCCATCGCCTGGCAGTTCACCGGCCTGCCTCCGGATGACATGGCCGGGCGCATCTCCACGGTGTTCCAGCGCACGCTAACCTCGACGGTCAACGACATCGAGCACATCGAGGCCAACACCTATCCGGGCATTAGCATCGTCAAGATCTTCTTCCAGCCGGAGGTGAACATCGCCGTGGCCAACGCCCAGGTCACTGCGGTATCGCAGGTGGCGCTGCGGCAGATGCCGGCCGGTATCCAGCCGCCACTGATCCTCAACTACAACGCAGCCACGGTGCCCATCGTGCAGCTGGCGCTGGCCGGCAAGGGCCTGAGCGAGCAGAACCTGTTCGACCTGGCGATGAACACCGTGCGTACCCAACTGATCACCGTGCCCGGTGCGGTGATCCCGTATCCCTACGGCGGCAAGCAGCGCCAGGTACAGATAGACGTGCGCCCGGAGGCGCTGCAGGCCCGTGGTCTGTCCGCCCAGGACATCTCTGCGGCGCTGGCGGCGCACAACGTGCTGACGCCGATCGGCACGCAGAAGATCGATGAGTTGGAGTACACCCTCAAGCTCAACAGCGCGCCGTCGCTGATCGACGACATCGCCCGGCTGCCGGTCAAGGTGGTCGATGGCGCCACCATCTACCTCGGCGACGTGGCGGACGTGCGCGACGGCAGCGCGCCGCAGAGCAACATCGTGCACGTCGATGGCGGTCGTTCGGTGCTGATGTCGGTGCTGAAGAATGGCTCGGCTTCGACCCTGGCCATCGTCGACGGCATCCGTCAGAAGCTCGACGACATGCGCGATGCACTGCCAGAGGCGCTCAACGTGGTGCCGATCAACGACCAGTCGGTGTTCGTCCGCGCTGCGGTCAAGGGCGTGGTGCTGGAGGGGGCCATCGCCGCTGTGCTGACCAGCGTGATGATCCTGCTGTTCCTCGGTAGCTGGCGCTCGACGGTGATCATCGCGGTGTCGATTCCGCTGTCGATCATGGGCTCGATCATCGCCCTGGCGGCCATCGGCGAAACCCTCAACCTGATGACCCTGGGTGGCCTGGCGCTGGCCATCGGCATCCTGGTGGACGACGCCACGGTGACCATCGAGAACGTCAACTGGCACCTGGAGCAGGGCAAGGACGTGGAGTCGGCGATCATCGACGGCGCCCAGCAGATCGTCGCACCGGCATTCGTTTCCCTGTTGTGCATCTGCATCGCCTTTGTGCCGATGTTCTTCCTCGAAGGCGTGTCCCGCTTCCTCTTCGTGCCGATGGCCGAGGCGGTGATCTTCGCCATGGTTTGCTCCTTCATCCTTTCGCGCACCCTGGTGCCGACCCTGGCCAACTACCTGCTAAAGCCACACAACGAAGCGGGGCACGACAGCGAGTCGCGCAACCTTCTGGTGCGCTTCCAGCGTCGTTTCGAGCAACGTTTCGAGCGCCTGCGCGCCGGTTATCGCGGCGTACTGGAACGTGCCCTGGCGCGGCGCAAGGCATTCCTGGTCGGCTTCATGGCGATGGTGCTGCTGTCGTTTGGCCTGGTGCCGTTTCTCGGCAGCAATTTCTTCCCCTCGGTGGACTCCGGCCAGGTGCTGATGCACGTGCGCGTGCCGGTGGGCACGCGGGTGGAGGAGACCGCCAACCGCTTCGCCCGCATCGAGGAGGCGATTCGCCAGGTGATTCCGGCCGAGGAGATCGAGACGCTGGTGGACAACATCGGCCTGCCGCCGAGCCCGACCAACACCACCTACAACAACACCGGGGTGATGGGCTCGCAGGACGGCGACTTCCAGGTCGCCCTGCGCGACGGCCATGCACCTACCGCAGAGTACGTGCGCCGGCTGCGCGCGGTGCTGCCCGAACAGTTCCCGGACACCACCTTCTCCTTCCCACCGGCGGACATCGTCAGCCAGATCCTCAACTTCGGTGCGCCGGCGCCCATCGATATCCAGGTGCGCGGCGCCAACATCGAGGGCAACTTCGCCTACGCCCGCCAACTGCTCAAACGCATCCGCGCCATCCCTGGCGTGGTCGATGCGCGCATCCAGCAGTCGGACAAGGCCCCGGTGTTCGACGTGGCGCTGGATCGCACCCAGGCCCAGCAACTGGGGCTGACCACCCGCGACGTGACCAACAGCCTGGTGGTGAATCTCGCCGGCAGCAGTCAGGTGGCGCCTACCTACTGGCTCAACCCGAGCAACGGCGTGAGCTATCCCATCGTCATCCAGGCGCCGCAGTATCAGCTCGATTCGCTGTCGGCGCTGGCCAACCTGCCGGTGGGCAATGGCGACAATGCCGCTGAGACCACCCTGGGCGGCGTGGCCAGTTTCCAGCGCAACCTCGGCAACGCGCTGGTCAGCCAGTACAACATCCAGCCGATGGTGCAGATCCACGCCGCCACCCAGGACCGTGACCTGGCGGCGGTAGCCGCCGACATTCGTCAGGTGCTAGCCGAGACCGCCGGAGAGGTTCCGCGTGGTTCCGCAGTGCACCTCATGGGGCAGGTGGACACCATGGAGAAGGCCTTCTCCGGCCTGCTGTTCGGCCTGCTCGGCGCCATCGTGCTGATCTACCTGCTGATCGTGGTCAACTTCCAGTCCTGGCTCGATCCGGCGGTGATCGTCTCGGCATTGTCTGCGGCGCTCGCAGGTATCGTCTGGATGCTGTTCGCCACCGATACCACGCTGTCGGTGCCGGCGCTGACCGGGGCGATAATGTGTATGGGCGTGGCCACCGCCAACAGCGTGCTGGTGATCAGCTTCGCCCGCGAGCGCCTGGCGGAGCTGGGCGACGCCACCGCCGCCGCGCTGGAGGCCGGCTTCGTGCGCTTCCGTCCGGTATTGATGACGGCCCTGGCCATGATCATCGGCATGCTGCCGATGGCTCTGGGCGTGGGTGAGGGCGGCGAGCAGAACGCGCCGCTCGGCCGCGCGGTTATCGGTGGCCTGCTGTTCGCTACCTTCGCCACCCTAGTGTTCGTGCCGGTGCTGTTCAGCCTGGTGCACGGCAGTACCTCTTCCCGCGGCGCTGCCGCTGCGCAACCGACTCTCGGAGTGTCCTGA
- a CDS encoding efflux RND transporter periplasmic adaptor subunit yields the protein MTSQSPVRRHLPLLGLSVLAVAIVVGGLSTRWSRAEQLRDSAAQQSVRAVALVAPTPISTQTIQLPGRIEAWSRAPIYARVSGYLKSWQVDIGLPVKAGQALAEIETPDLDQELLQARAELERARTDANLADTTARRWQSLLDSNAVSRQEVEERTADQAAKRSAVNAAQANVERMQALQQFKHLKAPFVGIVTARNTDVGSLINVGMTPGSELFVVSDVSRLRVYVNVPQRMVAGLQAGSRAQLRVPERPGKAYTATVQSLAQAIDAGSGTMRVQLSVDNAAGELLPGAYATVQFDAAQGQAALGLPPSALIIDRQGVQIATLDAEGKARLKPVTIARDLGNMVALAEGLAESDRVIDSPPDGIANGDALRVAEQQP from the coding sequence ATGACTAGTCAATCCCCCGTTCGCCGCCACCTGCCGCTGCTCGGCCTGTCCGTGCTGGCCGTGGCCATCGTGGTTGGCGGCCTGAGCACGCGCTGGAGCCGCGCCGAGCAATTGCGCGACAGCGCCGCCCAGCAGAGCGTGCGCGCCGTGGCGTTGGTCGCGCCAACGCCGATCAGCACTCAGACCATACAGTTGCCAGGGCGCATCGAGGCCTGGTCGCGGGCGCCGATCTATGCACGGGTCAGCGGTTATCTGAAGTCCTGGCAGGTCGATATCGGCCTGCCGGTCAAGGCTGGGCAGGCGCTAGCCGAGATCGAGACTCCCGATCTCGACCAAGAGCTGCTGCAGGCCCGAGCCGAGCTGGAGCGGGCGCGCACCGACGCGAATCTGGCCGACACCACCGCACGGCGCTGGCAGTCGCTGCTCGACAGCAACGCGGTGTCGCGTCAGGAGGTCGAGGAGCGCACCGCCGACCAGGCGGCCAAGCGTTCGGCGGTGAATGCCGCGCAGGCCAATGTCGAGCGGATGCAGGCGCTGCAGCAGTTTAAGCATCTGAAGGCGCCGTTTGTCGGCATCGTCACCGCACGCAATACCGATGTGGGCTCGCTGATCAATGTTGGCATGACCCCAGGTAGCGAGCTGTTCGTGGTGTCTGACGTGAGCCGCCTGCGCGTGTATGTGAATGTGCCGCAGCGCATGGTCGCCGGTCTGCAGGCGGGCAGCCGCGCCCAGCTGCGGGTGCCGGAACGGCCGGGCAAGGCGTATACCGCCACCGTGCAGTCGCTGGCCCAGGCCATCGACGCCGGATCCGGCACTATGCGCGTGCAACTGTCGGTGGACAATGCCGCCGGCGAGCTGCTGCCCGGCGCCTATGCCACGGTGCAATTCGACGCTGCCCAGGGGCAGGCGGCACTGGGATTGCCGCCCAGCGCGCTGATCATCGACAGGCAGGGCGTGCAGATCGCCACGCTGGATGCCGAGGGCAAGGCACGCCTCAAGCCGGTCACCATCGCCCGCGACCTGGGCAACATGGTGGCCCTGGCCGAAGGGCTTGCCGAATCGGATCGGGTGATCGACAGCCCACCGGATGGCATCGCCAATGGCGATGCGCTGCGAGTGGCTGAGCAACAGCCCTGA
- a CDS encoding LysR family transcriptional regulator, translating into MPRENLNDLMAFVLVAREGSFTRAAAQLGVSQSALSHTIRGLEARLDLRLLTRTTRSVSPTDAGDRLFQTLAPRFEEIEAELAELKSLRGEPVGSLRLTAAEHAANTVLWPALEKLLPQYPGIKVEITIDYGLTDIVAQRFDAGVRLGDQVAKDMIAVRIAPDLRMAVVASPSYLACRASPTTPQELAEHDCLNLRLPTHGGLMAWELEKDGREHKVRVDGQLTFNNSTQILKAALAGFGLAYLPSDLVTEHVAEGRLIAVMEDWCPSFPGYHLYYPSRRQSSKAMAVLIEALRYRRD; encoded by the coding sequence ATGCCGCGTGAGAACCTAAATGACCTAATGGCCTTCGTTCTAGTGGCCCGGGAAGGCAGTTTCACCCGCGCCGCCGCCCAGCTGGGCGTCTCGCAGTCGGCCCTGAGCCACACCATTCGCGGCCTCGAAGCACGTCTTGACCTGCGTCTGCTGACCCGCACCACGCGCAGTGTGTCGCCCACCGATGCGGGCGACCGCTTGTTTCAGACCCTGGCGCCACGCTTCGAGGAGATCGAAGCCGAACTGGCCGAACTGAAGAGCCTGCGCGGCGAGCCGGTCGGCAGCCTGCGCCTGACTGCCGCCGAGCACGCGGCCAATACCGTGCTGTGGCCGGCGCTGGAAAAACTGCTGCCGCAGTATCCGGGGATCAAGGTCGAGATCACCATCGACTACGGCCTGACCGATATCGTCGCCCAGCGTTTCGACGCCGGCGTGCGCCTAGGCGACCAGGTGGCCAAGGACATGATCGCCGTGCGCATCGCCCCGGACCTGCGCATGGCGGTGGTCGCCTCGCCGTCTTACCTGGCCTGTCGCGCGTCACCGACCACTCCGCAGGAACTGGCCGAGCACGACTGCCTCAACCTGCGCCTGCCGACCCACGGTGGCCTGATGGCCTGGGAGCTGGAGAAGGACGGCCGCGAGCACAAGGTACGCGTCGACGGCCAGCTCACCTTCAACAACAGCACGCAGATTCTCAAGGCCGCGCTGGCCGGTTTCGGTCTGGCTTACCTGCCCAGCGACCTGGTCACCGAGCATGTCGCTGAAGGCCGCCTGATAGCCGTGATGGAGGACTGGTGCCCGAGCTTTCCCGGCTATCACCTGTACTACCCCAGCCGCCGGCAATCCTCCAAGGCCATGGCGGTGCTGATCGAGGCACTGCGTTACCGCCGCGATTGA
- a CDS encoding SDR family oxidoreductase — MNPRTWLITGISSGFGRELSEQLLARGDRVLGTVRDTAKVVDLITRYPETLSVEQLDVIDVRAVRRVVEGAFARFGRIDVLISNAGYGLFGAAEELSDEQIELMIATNLTGSIQLIRAALPHLRAQGGGRVIQISSYGGQVAFAGNSLYHATKWGIEGFVESVAQEVAPFGIGMTIVEPGGARTEFRYGSAQVAELMPEYDATPAHAFLRMLDPDNGLAPGDPARMAARIIESVEVEPAPLRMVFGSQALQSTLDTLRKRVADFETQAELAASTDFPAGE; from the coding sequence ATGAACCCACGTACCTGGCTTATTACTGGCATTAGTAGCGGTTTCGGCCGCGAGTTGAGCGAGCAACTGCTGGCCCGTGGCGACCGCGTGCTGGGCACCGTGCGCGACACCGCCAAGGTCGTTGATCTGATTACGCGCTATCCCGAGACACTCAGCGTCGAGCAACTGGACGTCATCGATGTGCGCGCCGTGCGCCGGGTGGTGGAAGGAGCCTTCGCCCGCTTCGGACGCATCGACGTGCTGATCAGCAATGCCGGCTACGGCCTGTTCGGCGCCGCCGAAGAGCTGAGCGACGAGCAGATCGAGCTCATGATCGCCACCAACCTGACTGGCTCGATCCAGCTGATCCGCGCCGCGCTGCCGCATCTGCGTGCCCAGGGCGGCGGGCGGGTGATCCAGATTTCCTCCTACGGCGGCCAGGTCGCCTTCGCCGGTAACTCGCTGTACCACGCGACCAAGTGGGGCATCGAGGGCTTCGTCGAGTCGGTGGCCCAGGAAGTGGCGCCATTCGGCATCGGCATGACCATCGTCGAGCCGGGCGGTGCGCGCACCGAGTTCCGCTACGGCAGCGCCCAGGTCGCCGAGCTGATGCCGGAATACGACGCCACGCCGGCGCATGCCTTCCTGCGCATGCTCGACCCGGATAACGGCCTTGCGCCCGGCGACCCCGCCCGCATGGCCGCGCGCATCATCGAAAGCGTGGAGGTCGAACCCGCGCCACTGCGCATGGTGTTTGGCTCGCAGGCGCTGCAGAGCACGCTGGATACCTTGCGCAAGCGCGTCGCCGACTTCGAGACACAGGCGGAACTGGCGGCCTCCACCGATTTTCCTGCGGGAGAGTGA
- a CDS encoding (R)-mandelonitrile lyase, whose translation MIEINRVGSQPSQVGSDQYFTGKVRVDSPFQSSAPARIGGATVTFEPGARTAWHTHPLGQTLIVTTGVGLVQQWGESVQQIRPGDVVWIPPGAKHWHGATGETAMSHVAIAEAQDGKVVDWLEQVSDAQYQSGD comes from the coding sequence ATGATCGAGATCAACCGCGTCGGCTCGCAGCCATCCCAGGTCGGTTCGGACCAGTATTTCACCGGCAAGGTGCGGGTCGACTCACCGTTCCAGAGCTCGGCACCTGCACGCATCGGCGGCGCCACTGTCACCTTCGAGCCAGGCGCCCGCACCGCCTGGCACACCCATCCGCTGGGCCAGACGCTGATCGTCACCACCGGCGTCGGCCTGGTGCAGCAATGGGGCGAGTCCGTGCAGCAGATTCGCCCCGGTGACGTGGTGTGGATTCCGCCGGGTGCCAAGCACTGGCACGGCGCCACGGGAGAAACCGCGATGAGCCACGTCGCCATCGCCGAAGCGCAGGACGGCAAAGTGGTCGACTGGTTAGAGCAGGTCAGCGATGCGCAGTACCAGAGCGGTGATTGA
- a CDS encoding zinc-dependent alcohol dehydrogenase family protein, protein MLGTKLYAPGDVRIEEMPEPTILKPTDAIIKLASTCVCGSDLWPYRGLNQVEAPLNMGHEYCGTVVEVGSAVTSVKPGQFVVGSFCLSDNTCPHCRFGFQSSCMQREFMTGAQAEYARVPLADGTLVALDEQPAADLIPSLLAASDVLGTGWYAADAARVQPGCTAVVVGDGAVGLMGVLAAKQMGAERIIVMSRHKSRQDLALEYGATDIVAARGDEGIAKIKQLTNQIGADAVLECVGTAESMKQALAVARPGSMIGYVGVPHGVQFDGQQLFFTQAGMLGGPAPVRRFLPHLLDLILSRKINPGKVFDLAVPLSDVAEGYKAMDERRAIKTLLQV, encoded by the coding sequence ATGTTGGGAACCAAACTCTATGCCCCCGGTGATGTGCGCATCGAAGAGATGCCCGAACCAACGATCCTCAAACCGACCGACGCCATCATCAAGCTCGCCTCCACCTGCGTCTGCGGCTCTGACCTGTGGCCCTATCGTGGCCTCAATCAGGTGGAAGCTCCCCTGAACATGGGCCACGAATACTGCGGCACTGTGGTCGAAGTCGGCAGCGCTGTTACCTCGGTGAAGCCAGGGCAATTTGTGGTCGGCTCGTTCTGCCTGTCGGACAACACCTGCCCGCATTGCCGCTTCGGCTTCCAGTCGTCGTGCATGCAGCGCGAGTTCATGACCGGCGCGCAGGCAGAGTACGCCCGCGTACCGCTGGCCGATGGCACCCTGGTGGCGCTTGACGAGCAACCCGCTGCCGATTTAATCCCCAGCCTGCTGGCGGCTTCCGATGTTCTCGGCACCGGCTGGTATGCCGCCGATGCGGCCCGCGTACAGCCAGGCTGCACTGCGGTGGTGGTAGGCGACGGTGCCGTCGGGTTGATGGGTGTGCTGGCCGCCAAGCAGATGGGCGCCGAACGCATCATCGTCATGAGCCGACACAAATCGCGCCAGGACTTGGCGCTGGAGTACGGCGCGACCGACATCGTGGCGGCCCGTGGTGATGAGGGTATCGCCAAAATCAAGCAGCTCACCAACCAGATCGGTGCCGATGCGGTGCTCGAATGTGTCGGCACCGCCGAGTCAATGAAGCAGGCGCTGGCCGTGGCGCGCCCGGGCTCGATGATTGGCTATGTCGGCGTGCCGCACGGCGTGCAGTTCGACGGCCAGCAGCTGTTCTTCACCCAAGCCGGCATGCTCGGCGGCCCCGCGCCGGTGCGGCGCTTCCTGCCGCATCTGCTGGATCTGATCCTGTCGCGCAAGATCAACCCCGGCAAGGTCTTCGATCTGGCGGTGCCGCTCAGCGATGTGGCTGAGGGCTACAAGGCGATGGACGAGCGCCGGGCAATCAAGACGCTGTTGCAAGTCTGA
- a CDS encoding MerR family transcriptional regulator, with amino-acid sequence MYIGKAAQLSGTTVKTIRHYEAIGLLPPPERKGQYRVYNQQSVELLTFIKCAQQLGFKLKELQAILLRHQGADLPWELAGKAIADKKREVLGQITGLQQIYAGLEAFEASLAGAKYQCGLKRLP; translated from the coding sequence ATGTACATCGGCAAAGCCGCCCAACTGTCGGGCACCACGGTCAAGACCATCCGCCACTATGAAGCGATTGGCCTGCTGCCGCCGCCCGAGCGCAAGGGGCAGTACCGCGTTTACAATCAGCAGAGTGTCGAGCTGCTGACGTTCATCAAGTGCGCGCAGCAGTTGGGTTTCAAACTGAAAGAACTGCAGGCGATTCTGCTGAGGCATCAGGGTGCTGATTTGCCGTGGGAATTGGCGGGCAAGGCCATTGCCGACAAGAAACGCGAAGTGCTGGGGCAAATCACTGGGCTGCAACAGATATACGCAGGGCTTGAGGCGTTTGAAGCAAGCCTTGCAGGTGCCAAGTATCAGTGCGGGCTTAAGCGTCTGCCATAA
- a CDS encoding NAD(P)H-dependent oxidoreductase produces MMSKRVLVVLGHPSSESFCAALTESYVEAARSAGHDVRVLRLDALSFDPVLRSGYRQAQPLEPDLLRAQADIIWAEHLAFIYPIWWGGIPALMKGFFDRVLLPGFAFQYRAGKAFPEQLLKGRTAHLLVTMDTPPWYYRWVYRMPGLHQVRKTTLQFCGIRTLRTLMFGPLLGSSAQRRGAWLELARGIAS; encoded by the coding sequence ATGATGAGCAAACGAGTACTAGTGGTGCTGGGGCACCCGTCAAGCGAGAGTTTCTGCGCAGCGCTGACCGAGAGTTATGTCGAGGCGGCCAGAAGTGCCGGCCATGATGTAAGGGTGTTACGGCTTGATGCTTTGAGCTTTGACCCGGTACTACGCAGCGGCTACCGGCAAGCGCAGCCACTGGAACCCGATCTGCTCAGGGCCCAGGCCGACATCATCTGGGCCGAGCACCTAGCCTTTATCTACCCCATTTGGTGGGGCGGTATCCCTGCATTGATGAAAGGCTTTTTCGACCGCGTGCTCCTGCCCGGTTTCGCGTTTCAGTATAGGGCAGGCAAGGCTTTCCCCGAGCAACTGCTCAAGGGTCGAACAGCACATCTGCTGGTGACGATGGATACACCGCCGTGGTACTACCGCTGGGTGTATCGCATGCCTGGCCTTCACCAAGTGCGCAAGACCACGTTGCAGTTCTGCGGTATCAGAACGTTGCGTACCCTGATGTTCGGGCCGCTGCTCGGCTCCAGCGCGCAGCGGCGTGGAGCCTGGCTCGAACTGGCACGAGGCATCGCCAGCTGA